GACACCGTGGTCAAGGGTCTAATGGCCGTCGGCGAGGCGGCCTGCGTCTCGGTTCACGGCGCCAACCGCCTCGGCTCGAACTCCCTCACCGACCTGGTTGTCTTCGGCCGCGCCGCGGGTCTGCGCGCCGGCGAGATCGTCGACAAGGCCGCCCCGGTCCCGGCCGCCCCGCCGGAAGCCACCGCCCCGCACCTAGCGCGCCTCGAGCGCTTCCGCAACGCCAACGGCTCGACCTCGACCGCCCATCTGCGGGCCGAGATGCAGGCCGCCATGCAGTCGGACGCCGCTGTCTTCCGCACCGGCAAGACCCTGGACGAGGGCGTCGCCAAGCTGCGCGACATCCACGCCCGCTCGGCCGACATCAAGACCACCGATCGCGGCCTGATCTGGAACACGGATCTGGTCGAGACCCTGGAATACGACAACCTGATCGACCTGGCGCTCGTGACCATCGAGGGCGCGGCCAACCGTCAGGAAAGCCGCGGCGCGCACGCCCGCGAGGACTTCCCCGACCGTCACGACGACGAATGGATGAAGCACACCCTGGCCTGGAAGGTCGCCGGCGAGCCGGTCAAGATCGACTACCGCCCGGTCCACACCTACACGATGTCCGACGAGATCGAGTACATCAAACCCAAGGCGAGGGTTTACTGAGATGGCTGAATTCACTCTTCCCATTGGATCGCGCCCCAGGAAGGGCAAGGTCTACAAGGCCGCCCCGGGCGCCAGGAACGTCAAGACCTACAAGGTCTATCGTTACGACCCGAACGTCGATCAGAACCCCAGCTGGGACGAATACCAGGTGTCGTCGGACGACCACGGCCCGATGCTGCTGGACGCCCTGATCCACATCAAGAACGAGATCGATCCGACCCTGTCGTTCCGGCGCTCGTGCCGCGAGGGCATCTGCGGCTCCTGCTCGATGAACATCGACGGGCGCAACACCCTGGCCTGCACCAAGGGCTGGGACGAATGCTCGTCCTCGACCATCGCCATTTCGCCCCTGCCCCACCAGCCGGTGGTCAAGGACCTGGTGACGGACCTGACGCTGTTCTACGCCCAGTACGACTCGATCAAGCCCTACCTCCAGTCGGACGAGCCCGATCCGACCACCGAGCGGCTGCAGTCGCCGGCGGACCGGGCCAAGCTGGACGGCCTGTACGAGTGCATCCTGTGCGCCTGCTGCTCGACGTCCTGCCCCAGCTACTGGTGGAACGCCGGCGAGTATCTCGGCCCGGCGGCCCTGCTCCAATCCTACCGCTGGATCTCCGACAGCCGCGACGACGCGACCCAGAGCCGCCTCGACGACCTTGAGGATCCGTTCAAGCTCTACCGCTGCCACACCATCATGAACTGCGCCCAGGTCTGCCCCAAGGGGCTGAATCCGGCCAAGGCCATCGCCGAAACCAAGAAGCTGATGGTGGCGCCGGACCGCAAGAAGACCGCGGCCTGATCCGACTGAAATGACCGGGGTCCTGCTGTTCGCCTATGGCACGCTGCAGGACCCCGCGATCCAGATCGCCCACTTCGGGCGCCCGCTGACCGGCGACCCCGACCGCCTCGACGGCTTCACCCGCTCCACGCTCACCGACGGCGACGCCGTCTATCCCGTCCTGATCCCCGGCGGCCCGGCCCCCACCCCGGTCGAGGGGGTGGTCTTCGAGATCACGCCAGCCGACCTCGCCGCCGCAGACGCCTATGAAGGCGACCTCTACCGCCGCATCCGCGTCCGCCTCGCCTCGGAAATCGAGGCCTGGGTCTATGTCGCGGCCTGACACACCGATCCGGGTGCTTTGCCTCTCTCCCGACCCTTGCTAAGACCCCGCCATGGCCAAGATCACCTATATCCAGCACGACGGCGACCAGCAGACCGTCGAGGTCAAGAATGGCCTCTCGGTCATGGAAGGCGCGATCCGCAACAACGTCCCGGGCATCGACGCCGACTGCGGCGGCGCCTGCGCCTGCGCCACCTGCCACGTCTATGTCGACGCCGACTGGCTGCAGGAGGCCGGCAAGGCCAGCGCCATGGAGGAATCGATGCTGGACTTCGCCGAGAACGTTGAGCCCAACTCCCGCCTGTCCTGCCAGATCCGCGTCTCGGACGCGCTCGACGGCCTCGTCGTCCGCCTGCCGGAAAGCCAGCACTAGGTGATCGATCCCCGGCTCGAGGCGACCGCCCGGGCCCTGATCGCGACCCATGTTCGACCTTCGTCAGAAGAGGTGGGCCACATCCCCCTGATCGGGATCGCCGGGGCGCAGGGCTCCGGCAAGACCACCCTCGCCCGCGCGCTTGCCGCCTCGCTGAACGGCGTCCAGCTGTCCCTCGACGACGTCTATCGGACGAAGGCGGAGCGTCAGGCCCTCGCCCGCGACCTGCATCCGCTGCTGGAGACGCGCGGTCCGCCCCTGACCTACGACCTCCACCTTCTGTCCGCGACCGTCGCGGCGCTCCGGGCCGCCGGTCCGGACACGACCACGCCCCTCCCAGCCTTCGACAAGCGCGCCGACGACCGGCTCCCCATCGACCAATGGCCTGTCTTCACCGGCCGCCCCGCCGTCATCCTGATCGACGGCTGGTGCCTCGGCGCGCAGGCCCAACCGGAGGCCGACCTCGCGGAATCCATCAATGATCTGGAGCGTGACCGCGATCCCGACGGCCGCTGGCGGCATCTGGTCAGTGATGCACTAGCAGGCGACTACGCCCGCGCCTTCTCAGCCTTCGACGCCATCCTCTTCCTCAAGGCCCCGTCCTTCGACGTGGTTCTGGACTGGCGCTGCCAGCAGGAGGCGGAGCTGATGGGCCTCGATCTCGACGCCCTGCCCGCCCCCGACCGCGCCCGCATCGCCCGCTTCATCCAGGTCTTCGAGCGCATCACCCGGTCCATGCTGGCCGGCGGGATCGCGGCCGAGGCCACGGTAACCCTCGACGCACATCGGGCGGTAACCACTCTGCGCCAAGGGTAGGGCTTCAGGCGCCGCCGGGAGGGCTCGGCGACCTGGATCAAGAGTTGAGCGTTCAGTACCCATGACTATCCAGCAGGAAGACCGCCGCCTCGAG
The genomic region above belongs to Brevundimonas goettingensis and contains:
- a CDS encoding kinase — its product is MIDPRLEATARALIATHVRPSSEEVGHIPLIGIAGAQGSGKTTLARALAASLNGVQLSLDDVYRTKAERQALARDLHPLLETRGPPLTYDLHLLSATVAALRAAGPDTTTPLPAFDKRADDRLPIDQWPVFTGRPAVILIDGWCLGAQAQPEADLAESINDLERDRDPDGRWRHLVSDALAGDYARAFSAFDAILFLKAPSFDVVLDWRCQQEAELMGLDLDALPAPDRARIARFIQVFERITRSMLAGGIAAEATVTLDAHRAVTTLRQG
- a CDS encoding succinate dehydrogenase iron-sulfur subunit; this encodes MAEFTLPIGSRPRKGKVYKAAPGARNVKTYKVYRYDPNVDQNPSWDEYQVSSDDHGPMLLDALIHIKNEIDPTLSFRRSCREGICGSCSMNIDGRNTLACTKGWDECSSSTIAISPLPHQPVVKDLVTDLTLFYAQYDSIKPYLQSDEPDPTTERLQSPADRAKLDGLYECILCACCSTSCPSYWWNAGEYLGPAALLQSYRWISDSRDDATQSRLDDLEDPFKLYRCHTIMNCAQVCPKGLNPAKAIAETKKLMVAPDRKKTAA
- a CDS encoding gamma-glutamylcyclotransferase family protein codes for the protein MTGVLLFAYGTLQDPAIQIAHFGRPLTGDPDRLDGFTRSTLTDGDAVYPVLIPGGPAPTPVEGVVFEITPADLAAADAYEGDLYRRIRVRLASEIEAWVYVAA
- a CDS encoding 2Fe-2S iron-sulfur cluster-binding protein; translated protein: MAKITYIQHDGDQQTVEVKNGLSVMEGAIRNNVPGIDADCGGACACATCHVYVDADWLQEAGKASAMEESMLDFAENVEPNSRLSCQIRVSDALDGLVVRLPESQH